Proteins co-encoded in one Oceanococcus atlanticus genomic window:
- a CDS encoding sulfotransferase has protein sequence MTVATSDVEAIVFEVIEELLDTIDTDFEDELSSSALLVADVGFSSIDFVQMIVSIEEKLGAKIGFQDMLMSDGKYVEDLSVGQVVDFTVNRLNNPQLAVATPEAVATPEPAAATGPTITEQDVSVFTTLIKPRQAAGAPPAAGKNPRAVFVLSPPRSGSTLLRVMLAGNPALFAPPELHVLSYASMDERRADLDGERGDQLREGAVRSLMQTRDWSAEQARDLIESYEARGESTGEFYAQLQQGLGQRLLVDKTPTYAFSVDILRQAETFFDNPLYIHLVRHPCGMIRSYEESDLTRMMPLMMKSSAFSSSAVAEMIWLMSNRNIMQFSQQIPAERWCAVSYENIVNDPQGQMGRLCDFMDVDYHEDMIHPYSDNNARMTDGVDNSSKMSGDLKFHLHSQIDPAAATRWRQFCSEAMLGEPTLDLLSTIDTEVARIRV, from the coding sequence ATGACCGTTGCGACTTCTGACGTAGAGGCAATTGTTTTCGAAGTAATCGAAGAGTTGCTTGACACCATTGACACGGATTTCGAGGACGAGCTGTCGTCGTCTGCACTTCTGGTTGCCGACGTGGGTTTCTCTTCGATCGATTTCGTTCAGATGATCGTATCCATTGAAGAAAAGCTCGGTGCCAAAATCGGCTTTCAGGACATGCTGATGAGCGACGGCAAATACGTTGAAGATCTCAGCGTGGGGCAGGTTGTGGACTTCACCGTCAACCGCTTGAACAACCCCCAGCTTGCAGTCGCAACGCCTGAAGCGGTCGCTACGCCAGAGCCGGCCGCGGCGACTGGTCCGACGATTACCGAACAGGACGTCAGTGTGTTCACCACGCTGATCAAGCCGCGTCAGGCGGCTGGTGCGCCGCCGGCCGCGGGCAAGAACCCGCGTGCCGTTTTTGTCTTGTCACCACCGCGTTCCGGTTCGACCCTGTTGCGGGTCATGCTGGCGGGTAATCCGGCCTTGTTTGCGCCGCCTGAATTGCATGTGTTGTCGTACGCCAGCATGGACGAGCGGCGTGCCGATCTGGATGGCGAGCGCGGTGATCAATTGCGCGAAGGTGCGGTGCGTTCGCTGATGCAGACACGGGACTGGAGTGCCGAGCAGGCCCGGGATCTGATTGAATCTTACGAAGCGCGGGGCGAAAGCACCGGCGAGTTCTATGCTCAGTTGCAGCAAGGGCTGGGTCAGCGCCTGCTGGTTGATAAGACGCCGACCTATGCGTTCAGTGTCGACATTTTGCGTCAGGCAGAGACATTTTTTGACAATCCGCTGTACATCCATCTGGTGCGTCATCCTTGCGGCATGATCCGCTCGTATGAAGAGTCGGACCTGACCCGCATGATGCCTCTGATGATGAAATCGAGCGCGTTTTCATCCAGTGCCGTTGCAGAGATGATCTGGTTGATGAGCAATCGCAATATCATGCAGTTCTCGCAGCAGATTCCGGCTGAGCGCTGGTGTGCGGTGTCGTACGAAAACATTGTCAACGACCCGCAAGGCCAGATGGGCCGGTTGTGCGACTTCATGGATGTGGACTATCACGAAGACATGATTCACCCCTACAGCGACAACAACGCGCGCATGACCGATGGGGTGGATAATTCATCCAAAATGAGTGGCGATCTCAAATTCCATCTGCACAGCCAGATTGATCCGGCTGCGGCTACGCGCTGGCGTCAGTTCTGTTCGGAAGCGATGCTTGGGGAGCCAACCCTGGATCTGCTCTCAACCATTGACACCGAGGTTGCCAGGATTCGCGTCTAG
- a CDS encoding efflux RND transporter periplasmic adaptor subunit — MSEAHSLTRKPWFFGLLIFVILASSLLISRALMNSAPVAQRKPPERVARLVAASPVLAASERVQILAHGAVEAAQRSVLAARVSGEVVEISDAFVPGNRVAAGTTLLRLDPADYELALVEAQASLATARASLAQEQGNQAVARADADILNLEVSEDERRLMLREPQLSSARANVKLAETALQRARLNLERTRVLAPFDGLVLSRDVALGSQVAANGGVLGELAAAAPYWVVLRVPIDALRWIEWPDQDGQSGSAVELRDAGDRNSPSWQGRVIQLLDALETEGRRAGVLVEISQPDAGERPLLLDTYVQATIHGRELVDALRLENTWVHDGKVWVVADGRLQSRQIEAAYRASDHVLVTKGLTAGEHIVTSVPSGFVDGMRVRIQGRDDKPARQEGKPRAAESAERRP, encoded by the coding sequence ATGAGTGAAGCGCACTCCCTGACTCGCAAACCCTGGTTTTTTGGTTTGCTGATTTTCGTCATTCTTGCCAGTTCGCTGCTGATCAGTCGCGCACTCATGAACAGTGCACCAGTCGCTCAGCGCAAACCGCCGGAACGGGTTGCCCGACTGGTTGCAGCAAGTCCGGTGCTTGCCGCCAGTGAACGCGTGCAGATTCTGGCCCATGGGGCCGTGGAGGCCGCACAGCGCAGCGTGCTGGCTGCCCGCGTGAGTGGCGAAGTGGTTGAGATCAGCGATGCATTTGTGCCCGGCAACCGAGTTGCGGCAGGCACCACATTGTTGCGACTGGACCCCGCCGACTATGAGTTGGCACTGGTTGAAGCACAGGCGTCGTTGGCCACCGCTCGGGCCAGTTTGGCGCAAGAGCAGGGCAACCAGGCCGTTGCGCGCGCTGACGCAGACATTCTGAATCTGGAGGTGTCCGAGGATGAGCGGCGCTTGATGCTCAGGGAGCCGCAGCTGAGCAGTGCACGTGCCAATGTAAAGCTGGCCGAAACGGCTTTGCAGCGTGCGCGCCTGAATCTAGAACGTACACGCGTGCTGGCGCCATTCGATGGTCTTGTGCTGTCGCGCGATGTGGCACTGGGCAGTCAGGTGGCAGCGAACGGGGGTGTGCTGGGTGAACTGGCGGCCGCAGCACCTTATTGGGTCGTTTTGCGCGTACCTATCGATGCCTTGCGCTGGATCGAGTGGCCTGACCAGGATGGTCAAAGCGGTTCAGCGGTTGAGCTGCGCGATGCGGGTGATCGCAACAGCCCGAGCTGGCAAGGGCGGGTGATCCAGCTGCTCGATGCTCTGGAAACCGAGGGGCGGCGTGCCGGGGTGCTGGTCGAGATCAGTCAACCGGACGCGGGCGAGCGGCCCTTGCTGCTTGATACCTATGTTCAGGCCACTATTCACGGGCGTGAGCTGGTCGATGCATTGCGCCTGGAAAACACCTGGGTCCATGACGGGAAAGTCTGGGTGGTGGCCGATGGGCGCTTGCAGTCACGACAGATTGAGGCCGCGTATCGCGCCAGCGACCATGTGCTGGTGACCAAGGGGCTGACGGCTGGTGAGCACATCGTGACCAGCGTGCCGTCCGGTTTTGTTGACGGAATGCGCGTGCGCATTCAGGGCCGCGATGACAAGCCCGCGCGCCAGGAGGGCAAGCCCCGGGCGGCTGAGTCAGCGGAGCGGCGTCCATGA
- a CDS encoding TonB-dependent receptor — protein MLLALYGATAGADEVITLPEATPAPVSADAAVELTPLTVSGEKLGRALEETTSSVVVVTQDDMDAAPVASVKDVVTRFANVVGAAGDREIAIRGVPQGGIGGEGDTISVYLNGVALPSRAASFAGPLSAWDLERLELLRGAQSSNQGRNSLAGSVVLETVQPTQDWDLRLRAGVMSRDGHDYALAAGGPLGDSLAFRVALQDRYDNGDVTNVTRNEDDAQRYDNRNGRVSLAWAPATDSDYQLRYSYIRADTEFGEALHDASGGERTATSNVRGGEDDRTQLHSLRQQIELGSAWRLEAISGYTRFENVNVIDFDRTESEGGYSDNFEDDRILSQELRAQYTGQTIRAVIGAYYADGDTDTLTLGRDVSSAGGLVLINGFVDGESSTRTGALFAEADWDFASAWRATAGVRINRELNSYRGVSDLDLTLTGSVPGLPLDLPIGVPLPDALSDGLAVLLPSFVPPDYDDGDRNAFTDVLPKLGLTWFVSDATTLGLSYQEGYRSGGVSMSFFGGAVSPYKPEYTRTGELAVRSRWFDQRLMLNANLFYTDWRDQQVTIGETSGFETVTTNAGRSHYYGIETELVWAFSGPFELFASIGLLRSEFDEFVNEGEDYANNQFPYAPEETASLGLNLLSWKNLSGQLSAHYIGEFYSDPDNDERTLSDERVLLNAKLAYQINRQFSVAVFGRNLTDELNQQGALVSGDRVASRYGEPRSVGAMIEWQL, from the coding sequence TTGCTGCTCGCACTGTATGGCGCCACCGCGGGGGCTGACGAAGTCATCACCTTGCCTGAGGCGACGCCGGCGCCGGTCAGCGCTGATGCCGCAGTGGAGCTGACGCCACTGACCGTCTCGGGAGAGAAACTCGGACGTGCGCTGGAGGAAACCACCAGCAGCGTGGTGGTGGTGACGCAGGATGATATGGATGCTGCACCGGTGGCTTCGGTAAAAGACGTGGTGACGCGCTTTGCCAACGTGGTGGGGGCTGCAGGTGACCGCGAGATTGCAATTCGTGGTGTTCCGCAGGGCGGGATCGGCGGCGAGGGCGACACCATCAGTGTGTACCTTAACGGTGTGGCCTTGCCGTCGCGTGCGGCCTCATTTGCCGGGCCGCTGTCCGCTTGGGACCTGGAACGGCTGGAATTGCTGCGTGGGGCCCAGTCGAGCAATCAGGGACGGAACAGTCTGGCTGGGTCAGTTGTGCTGGAGACCGTGCAACCGACGCAAGACTGGGATCTGCGCTTGCGTGCGGGCGTGATGAGCCGTGATGGCCATGATTATGCGCTCGCCGCTGGCGGACCATTGGGCGATAGCCTGGCCTTTCGGGTTGCCCTGCAGGACCGCTATGACAACGGTGATGTCACCAATGTGACGCGCAATGAAGATGACGCGCAGCGCTACGACAACCGCAACGGTCGCGTCAGTCTGGCCTGGGCGCCTGCAACAGACAGTGATTATCAGCTGCGCTACAGCTACATCCGCGCTGACACTGAATTTGGCGAGGCGCTGCATGACGCCTCTGGCGGTGAGCGCACCGCTACCAGCAACGTACGCGGTGGAGAAGATGACCGCACGCAGCTGCATAGCCTGCGCCAACAGATCGAATTGGGCTCGGCCTGGCGGCTTGAAGCCATCAGCGGCTACACCCGCTTTGAGAACGTCAACGTGATTGATTTCGACCGCACCGAGAGCGAGGGCGGGTATTCGGACAACTTCGAAGATGACCGCATTCTCAGTCAGGAATTGCGGGCTCAGTACACCGGCCAAACCATTCGTGCGGTGATCGGGGCATATTACGCTGACGGTGATACGGATACGCTCACCCTGGGGCGAGACGTATCCAGCGCGGGTGGACTGGTGCTGATCAACGGTTTTGTCGACGGTGAGTCCAGCACTCGTACAGGCGCGCTGTTTGCCGAGGCTGATTGGGACTTTGCATCAGCCTGGCGCGCCACCGCCGGGGTCAGGATCAATCGTGAACTGAACAGCTATCGCGGTGTTTCGGATCTTGATCTGACTCTAACCGGTTCGGTGCCGGGATTGCCACTGGACCTGCCGATCGGTGTTCCATTGCCCGATGCGCTAAGCGATGGATTGGCCGTGCTGCTGCCCAGCTTTGTGCCGCCCGACTACGATGACGGTGATCGCAATGCGTTTACCGATGTGCTGCCCAAGCTCGGGCTCACCTGGTTCGTCAGCGATGCCACAACTTTGGGCTTGAGCTATCAGGAAGGCTACCGCTCCGGCGGTGTCAGCATGTCGTTTTTCGGTGGCGCGGTGAGTCCCTACAAACCGGAATACACCCGCACGGGTGAGCTGGCCGTGCGCAGTCGCTGGTTTGATCAACGCTTGATGCTCAACGCCAATCTGTTCTACACCGACTGGCGTGATCAACAGGTCACGATCGGTGAAACCTCGGGTTTCGAAACCGTAACCACCAACGCCGGGCGTTCCCATTACTACGGGATCGAAACGGAACTGGTCTGGGCCTTCAGCGGACCCTTTGAGCTTTTCGCATCGATAGGTTTGCTGCGCAGTGAATTTGATGAATTCGTCAACGAGGGCGAGGATTACGCCAACAATCAGTTTCCCTACGCGCCGGAGGAAACCGCCAGTCTGGGGCTCAATTTGTTGAGTTGGAAAAATCTGTCAGGGCAGCTTTCGGCCCATTACATCGGCGAGTTCTACAGTGATCCCGACAACGATGAGCGAACCTTGTCCGACGAACGCGTTTTGCTCAATGCCAAGCTTGCCTATCAGATCAATCGGCAATTTAGCGTGGCTGTGTTCGGACGTAATCTGACCGATGAGCTCAACCAGCAAGGCGCGCTGGTTTCGGGTGATCGTGTGGCCAGCCGTTACGGAGAGCCACGCAGTGTGGGTGCGATGATCGAATGGCAACTATAA
- a CDS encoding PepSY-associated TM helix domain-containing protein, with amino-acid sequence MIKLSQDNTRRVLDIHGWSGVVLGLLLYAVICTGTVAVFSEEISNWSSPLAGETVEGFPVGFDEVFQRLYAEVDPRWREEVAAFVAHGGRIYLRFEGELEAQDEDAGHHEHYGVEYQIDGNTLEVLKRTEGLEEELAASREAGALADFFVDLHVRLHLPNPWGLFLTGVLGLGMMVAALTGFVVHRHLIREAFTIRRNKEALLRSRDAHVIAGTWSLPFAFVLAFTGSFFSFASSVGLPAMAMVVFSGDQERALAEVFNVHEPYDESPAAVANIDDMLADASRRGGADAVFISMNYVGRKDAFARVFTRVEEGHLSGRAFDYSAASGAFLYENPVLVGKQPSAGNSVAALMTPLHFGHFAGWVSKAVWFALGFAGAYVTLTGMLLWTLRRAERPAWQRMSGAVHWMGYGLPLAMVLTAHGFFWARAIEAPVGQVQWAVFWATAVVAAIVVKALSAQHARHWMVRFTGVGLLLLPLSRWLCDGISWVQALSYGQHVVPSLDMALLLAGGFCLWPRSNRKAEHDVVSSAEATA; translated from the coding sequence ATGATCAAACTGTCGCAAGACAACACACGTCGTGTGCTGGATATTCATGGTTGGTCGGGTGTTGTGCTTGGCCTGTTGCTCTATGCGGTGATTTGTACCGGCACCGTTGCTGTGTTTTCGGAGGAAATCAGCAATTGGTCGAGTCCTCTGGCCGGCGAAACGGTTGAAGGCTTTCCGGTCGGCTTCGATGAGGTATTCCAGCGTCTGTATGCGGAGGTTGACCCGCGCTGGCGCGAGGAGGTGGCTGCTTTCGTGGCGCACGGTGGGCGCATTTATTTGCGCTTTGAAGGCGAGCTTGAAGCACAAGACGAGGACGCCGGCCATCACGAACACTATGGTGTGGAGTACCAGATCGACGGCAATACGCTGGAGGTGCTCAAGCGCACCGAAGGTCTGGAGGAGGAACTCGCCGCTTCGCGCGAGGCCGGAGCCTTGGCCGACTTCTTCGTCGATCTGCATGTGCGCCTTCATCTGCCCAATCCCTGGGGTTTGTTCCTGACCGGCGTTCTGGGGCTGGGCATGATGGTGGCGGCCCTGACCGGCTTTGTCGTACACCGCCATCTGATTCGTGAGGCCTTCACCATCCGCCGCAACAAGGAAGCGTTGCTGCGCTCCCGCGATGCTCATGTCATTGCAGGAACCTGGAGTTTGCCATTCGCTTTTGTACTGGCGTTTACCGGCAGTTTTTTCAGTTTTGCCAGCAGCGTGGGGCTGCCGGCGATGGCTATGGTGGTGTTCAGTGGCGACCAGGAGCGCGCCCTGGCGGAGGTGTTCAATGTGCATGAACCCTACGATGAAAGCCCGGCAGCAGTGGCCAATATTGACGACATGCTGGCCGACGCAAGCCGCCGGGGTGGCGCGGACGCGGTGTTTATTTCGATGAACTATGTAGGACGCAAGGATGCGTTTGCGCGCGTTTTTACGCGCGTGGAAGAGGGGCATTTAAGCGGGCGTGCATTTGATTATTCTGCAGCCAGCGGGGCGTTCCTTTATGAAAACCCGGTTCTGGTGGGTAAGCAGCCGTCTGCAGGTAACAGTGTTGCTGCACTTATGACGCCGCTGCATTTTGGACATTTCGCCGGTTGGGTATCCAAAGCCGTTTGGTTTGCGCTGGGTTTTGCTGGGGCCTACGTCACCCTGACCGGCATGTTGTTGTGGACTTTGCGAAGGGCTGAGCGGCCTGCCTGGCAGCGCATGTCGGGTGCCGTGCACTGGATGGGGTATGGCTTGCCGTTGGCCATGGTCTTAACCGCTCACGGGTTTTTCTGGGCACGTGCGATCGAGGCCCCGGTGGGGCAGGTTCAGTGGGCGGTGTTCTGGGCAACGGCTGTTGTGGCGGCCATCGTGGTCAAAGCGCTTTCAGCTCAACACGCACGTCACTGGATGGTGCGCTTTACTGGGGTGGGTTTGCTGCTGCTTCCGCTCAGCCGCTGGCTGTGCGATGGCATTTCGTGGGTGCAAGCCCTGAGCTATGGGCAGCATGTTGTGCCGAGTTTGGATATGGCCTTGTTGCTGGCAGGCGGGTTCTGCCTGTGGCCCCGCTCAAATCGCAAGGCCGAGCATGATGTCGTGAGCAGCGCGGAGGCCACAGCATGA
- a CDS encoding methanobactin export MATE transporter MbnM: protein MIVRSGLLLVTVLCGLISACGGGGGNTSAAAQLPITLPAHFPLPSIPADNPLTTEKIALGHRLFYDQRLSINAAGSCASCHEQRHAFTDGLARSVGPTGDVHLRNAMSLTNVVYNARQNWANPTLTDLRQQALAVMFNEDTIELGWSNNEEQILDRLRVDADYPGLFAAAYPDEQAPITVNNVARALATFAASLISANAPFDQVQSGQRESLSAAAQRGSDLFFSERLECFHCHGGFNFSQSVQHDGSVIETIEFKNNGLYNIVGPAPGLPLNRGNYPAGNHGLYEFTENPSDMGKFRAPTLRNIELTAPYMHDGSIATLREVIVEHYARGGRLIEDGPDAGDGAQSPYADPLMIGFQISDREVDDLLAFLHALTDWSFVCDPQLADPFGNIPMHQSCP from the coding sequence ATGATTGTGCGATCGGGCCTGCTGCTTGTCACCGTGCTGTGTGGCCTGATCAGCGCATGCGGTGGTGGAGGTGGCAACACCTCCGCCGCTGCACAGCTGCCGATCACGCTTCCCGCTCATTTCCCGCTGCCGTCGATCCCGGCCGACAATCCTCTGACCACGGAGAAGATCGCGTTGGGCCACCGGCTGTTCTACGACCAACGCCTGTCAATCAACGCAGCCGGCTCCTGCGCCAGCTGCCACGAACAGCGCCATGCCTTCACCGACGGGCTCGCCCGCTCAGTTGGCCCAACCGGCGACGTGCACCTGCGCAATGCCATGAGCCTGACCAACGTGGTCTACAACGCGCGCCAGAACTGGGCCAACCCGACATTGACCGATCTACGCCAACAGGCGCTGGCGGTGATGTTCAACGAAGACACGATCGAGCTGGGCTGGAGCAACAACGAAGAACAGATACTTGATCGACTGCGTGTTGATGCCGACTACCCCGGTCTGTTCGCTGCGGCCTATCCGGATGAACAAGCCCCTATCACAGTAAACAACGTGGCCCGTGCGCTCGCCACCTTCGCGGCGTCGCTGATATCCGCCAACGCACCGTTCGATCAGGTTCAGAGCGGCCAGCGCGAGAGCCTGTCAGCGGCAGCCCAACGCGGTAGCGATCTGTTTTTCTCCGAACGGCTGGAATGCTTTCATTGCCACGGCGGCTTCAATTTTTCCCAATCGGTTCAGCACGACGGCAGCGTGATCGAAACCATCGAGTTCAAGAACAACGGCTTGTACAACATCGTTGGCCCGGCGCCGGGCCTGCCGCTCAACCGCGGCAATTATCCAGCTGGCAACCACGGTCTCTATGAATTCACTGAAAACCCGTCAGACATGGGCAAATTCCGCGCACCGACCCTGCGCAACATCGAACTGACCGCGCCCTACATGCACGATGGCAGTATCGCGACCCTGCGTGAGGTAATCGTGGAGCACTATGCCCGCGGCGGCCGCCTGATTGAAGATGGCCCAGACGCCGGAGATGGCGCGCAAAGTCCGTACGCTGATCCGTTGATGATCGGATTCCAAATCAGCGACCGCGAAGTGGACGATCTGCTTGCTTTTCTGCACGCCCTGACCGACTGGAGTTTCGTTTGTGACCCGCAGCTGGCCGACCCGTTTGGCAACATTCCGATGCACCAAAGTTGCCCCTAG
- a CDS encoding efflux transporter outer membrane subunit, translating to MKRLLPVWALVVSACTVTPERASVEPSLPDQFVHAGEQAAPDLWWQAWPQQELGPLIEQAFSDNPGLAQTQARLGAAQASLASSQAELFPSLSASAEVSDGFADSTAQHSTRIGLAAAYEVDLWGRVRNQRAASLLEAQATEQDLRAAEISLSASVASLWFQIGAARERLDLIRIDRRNYETTLSLIETRYRQGQLSAGNVLQQRQLLESTRASEASAVSELAVLRHALSETLGGDWQEDWNGAKNWQVPPMPYTGVAARSVMRRPDVEQAWLRVLAADHSVGAAIAARFPQLDLSLSATSNNAGALDVFDQWIGSMAASLLGPIFDGGARRAEVERQRAILDQRIAEFRAQTLLAFREVQDALVNDRALQQRVASLLEQQRLSDAAVQSLLVQLRHGASDFPSLLDAQISFSAVKRDLLSARQQLVENRITLYRALAGPLPQQEDINA from the coding sequence ATGAAAAGACTATTGCCGGTTTGGGCCTTGGTCGTGTCCGCTTGCACGGTCACGCCCGAGCGCGCCAGCGTGGAACCGTCGCTGCCGGATCAGTTTGTTCATGCCGGTGAACAAGCGGCGCCTGATCTGTGGTGGCAGGCCTGGCCACAACAGGAGCTCGGCCCCCTGATTGAGCAAGCATTTTCTGACAATCCAGGCTTGGCCCAGACCCAGGCACGCCTGGGCGCCGCACAGGCCAGCCTGGCGAGTAGCCAGGCCGAACTGTTCCCCAGTCTGAGCGCCTCCGCCGAGGTCAGCGACGGATTTGCCGACAGCACGGCGCAGCACAGCACCCGTATCGGTCTGGCTGCCGCCTATGAGGTCGATCTTTGGGGGCGTGTGCGTAACCAGCGCGCGGCATCTTTGCTGGAAGCGCAAGCCACCGAGCAGGATTTGCGTGCAGCGGAGATCAGCTTGTCGGCCAGTGTGGCAAGCTTGTGGTTCCAGATCGGTGCTGCACGTGAACGCCTGGATCTGATCCGCATTGACCGGCGCAACTATGAGACAACCCTGAGCCTTATAGAAACACGTTACCGGCAAGGCCAGCTGAGCGCCGGCAATGTGCTGCAACAGCGTCAATTGTTGGAGTCCACCCGTGCCAGCGAGGCTTCTGCGGTGAGCGAACTGGCGGTCCTGCGCCACGCTTTGAGCGAGACGCTTGGCGGTGACTGGCAGGAGGACTGGAACGGTGCCAAGAACTGGCAGGTGCCGCCCATGCCATACACCGGCGTGGCGGCCCGGAGTGTGATGCGCAGGCCCGATGTCGAGCAGGCCTGGTTACGCGTGCTGGCAGCTGATCACAGTGTTGGTGCCGCGATTGCTGCGCGTTTTCCGCAACTGGATTTGAGTCTGAGTGCGACCAGCAACAATGCCGGTGCGCTTGATGTCTTCGATCAGTGGATCGGGAGTATGGCCGCGTCGCTGCTCGGCCCGATTTTTGATGGCGGTGCGCGGCGTGCAGAGGTGGAGCGCCAGCGCGCCATTCTGGATCAGCGCATTGCGGAGTTCCGGGCCCAGACTCTGCTCGCTTTTCGAGAAGTTCAGGATGCGCTGGTGAACGACCGCGCCCTGCAACAGCGCGTGGCCAGTCTGCTTGAGCAGCAACGCCTGTCCGACGCGGCGGTGCAAAGCCTGCTGGTGCAGCTGCGTCATGGTGCGAGTGACTTTCCGAGTCTGCTCGATGCTCAGATCAGCTTTTCTGCCGTCAAACGAGACTTGCTCAGCGCGCGCCAGCAACTGGTTGAAAACCGTATCACCCTGTATCGCGCTCTGGCCGGTCCATTGCCCCAACAAGAAGACATCAACGCATGA
- a CDS encoding MbnP family copper-binding protein, with protein sequence MKIQLILPLAALGIALSACDDSSSNNREAVSIQFDAKLAGQALTCNGLYPSSVGQPASDYKLVEYRWYASDFHMRDASDNQYALELDDRGDGLQYDSGEHNVALLGLVSGCDTGAETPPSNFTVDAQVAPGDYTQLCFTLGVPFALNHSDVTASDTPSPLNLPAMNWNWRGGRKFMRFDGFGDPNGVNQAFNLHLGSTGCDSASMTEAPSQACSAPNTPTYCLNLTPSNRYNPTVSVDPARLMSATDITSNTEGTAAGCMSFIDDPECADIMPKLGLAYRLNGQTVPPQDGMLFQ encoded by the coding sequence ATGAAAATCCAACTGATTTTGCCGCTGGCTGCACTCGGCATTGCACTGAGTGCATGCGATGACAGCTCCAGCAACAACCGAGAAGCCGTATCCATTCAATTTGACGCCAAGCTCGCTGGGCAAGCGTTGACCTGTAACGGCCTGTACCCCAGCAGCGTTGGCCAACCGGCCAGCGATTACAAGCTGGTTGAATACCGCTGGTATGCCAGCGACTTCCATATGCGTGATGCCTCAGACAACCAATACGCGCTTGAACTCGACGATCGCGGCGATGGCCTGCAATACGACTCCGGCGAGCACAATGTTGCGCTGCTGGGCCTGGTCTCGGGCTGTGACACCGGGGCCGAAACGCCGCCAAGCAATTTCACCGTTGACGCCCAGGTTGCTCCGGGCGATTACACCCAGCTGTGCTTCACCCTGGGCGTGCCGTTCGCCTTGAACCACAGCGACGTCACCGCCAGCGACACCCCGAGCCCACTGAATCTGCCGGCGATGAACTGGAACTGGCGTGGTGGACGCAAATTCATGCGTTTTGACGGCTTCGGTGATCCCAACGGCGTCAATCAAGCATTCAATCTGCATCTGGGTAGCACCGGTTGCGACAGCGCATCCATGACCGAGGCGCCCTCGCAGGCCTGCAGCGCACCCAACACGCCAACCTACTGCCTGAACCTGACGCCCAGCAACCGGTATAACCCGACGGTATCGGTCGACCCCGCTCGACTGATGAGCGCGACCGACATCACCAGCAACACCGAAGGCACCGCGGCCGGCTGCATGAGCTTCATCGACGACCCGGAGTGCGCTGACATCATGCCCAAGCTTGGGCTGGCCTACCGACTGAATGGCCAAACCGTACCGCCTCAGGACGGGATGCTGTTCCAATGA
- a CDS encoding YbaN family protein translates to MNLKTIGRHLREARVLWFSLGVLSVALGALGVVLPLLPTTPFLLVAAFAFSRSSQRWHDWLHRHRVFGPIIDEWNRHGAINRKTKIIGVGSMIAAFSLSLALKLNPMVLAIQGIALTCSAIFVLTRPSPPEL, encoded by the coding sequence ATGAACCTAAAAACCATAGGCCGACATCTGCGTGAAGCCCGCGTACTGTGGTTCAGCCTTGGTGTACTTTCGGTTGCTCTGGGCGCGCTTGGCGTGGTGCTGCCATTGTTGCCCACCACGCCCTTCCTGCTGGTCGCCGCATTCGCGTTTTCACGCTCTTCGCAACGCTGGCACGATTGGCTGCATCGTCACCGCGTTTTCGGCCCGATCATTGATGAATGGAATCGGCACGGTGCCATCAACCGCAAAACCAAGATCATTGGCGTCGGTTCAATGATTGCCGCGTTTTCCCTGTCACTGGCCCTCAAGCTCAACCCAATGGTGCTGGCCATTCAGGGTATCGCTTTGACCTGCTCGGCCATCTTCGTACTGACGCGCCCATCGCCACCAGAGCTTTGA